The Longimicrobium sp. genome contains a region encoding:
- the secF gene encoding protein translocase subunit SecF yields MRVFQNANYPFMQWRRRAYILTAILFLAGFVAMGLNVGRYGTWQNYGVDFTGGTLVQVQFQRPVTVEQIRGASRAAGHTEWEITRFGTGNEYVIRMPTFRETAQETSQKRVLAALNPAFGNAVKVTRVEAVGPKVGDELQWSALLAIVLSMVATLAYLWFRFEWRFGLAAIGATGHDLIITLGIIAMLRTEVNLGTVAALLTIVGYSLNDTIVVFDRIRENLTKPRHGASFTEILNRSINETLPRTVLTGGSTMGTLLALLIFGGPVIRDFALVLLLGIFIGTFSSIFVASPLLNAIEAKWPHRAPKREQAAPSRSREAAARV; encoded by the coding sequence ATGCGAGTTTTCCAGAACGCGAACTACCCGTTCATGCAGTGGCGGCGGCGCGCCTACATCCTGACGGCGATCCTCTTCCTGGCCGGCTTCGTGGCGATGGGATTGAACGTGGGCCGCTACGGCACGTGGCAGAACTACGGCGTGGACTTCACGGGCGGCACGCTGGTGCAGGTGCAGTTCCAGCGCCCCGTGACGGTGGAGCAGATCCGCGGCGCGTCGCGCGCGGCCGGGCACACCGAGTGGGAGATTACCCGCTTCGGCACCGGCAACGAGTACGTGATCCGCATGCCCACCTTTCGCGAGACGGCGCAGGAGACGTCGCAGAAGCGCGTGCTTGCGGCGCTCAACCCGGCCTTTGGCAACGCCGTCAAGGTGACGCGCGTGGAGGCCGTGGGCCCCAAGGTGGGCGACGAGCTGCAGTGGAGCGCGCTGCTGGCGATCGTCCTCTCGATGGTGGCGACGCTGGCGTACCTCTGGTTCCGCTTCGAGTGGCGCTTCGGCCTGGCGGCCATCGGCGCCACGGGGCACGACCTGATCATCACGCTGGGCATCATCGCCATGCTGCGCACCGAGGTGAACCTCGGCACGGTGGCGGCGCTGCTCACCATCGTCGGCTACTCGCTGAACGACACGATCGTGGTGTTCGACCGCATCCGTGAGAACCTCACCAAGCCACGCCACGGGGCGAGCTTCACGGAGATCCTCAACCGGTCGATCAACGAGACGCTGCCGCGCACGGTGCTCACCGGCGGAAGCACGATGGGGACGCTGCTGGCGCTGCTGATCTTCGGCGGCCCGGTAATCCGCGACTTCGCGCTGGTGCTGCTGCTGGGTATCTTCATCGGTACCTTCTCCTCGATCTTCGTGGCGTCGCCGCTGCTGAACGCCATCGAGGCCAAGTGGCCGCACCGCGCTCCCAAGCGCGAGCAGGCGGCTCCATCGCGAAGCCGGGAAGCGGCGGCGCGGGTCTGA